One Malaclemys terrapin pileata isolate rMalTer1 chromosome 9, rMalTer1.hap1, whole genome shotgun sequence DNA window includes the following coding sequences:
- the B3GNT7 gene encoding UDP-GlcNAc:betaGal beta-1,3-N-acetylglucosaminyltransferase 7 → MFQWKKTIYKSACLSFVLVIMVTVLQRGMTPSHFIQGQQQKELHQEPVKAQKRDGSFSKTGNFWKSKKEKTPLEAEGVTENQVKSWDVTTINCTANQNISKLDWFKGLEPNFRQFLLYRHCRYFPMLINHPEKCRGDIYLLIVVKSIITQHDRREAIRRTWGQEKEVDGKKIRTLFLLGTAAKEEERANYQKLLDYENHIYGDILQWDFLDSFFNLTLKEVHFLKWLNIYCDSVRFIFKGDDDVFVSPNNILEFLDNKKEEDLFVGDVLYKARPIRKKENKYYIPSALYNKNSYPPYAGGGGFLMDGPLAIKLHKTSETLELYPIDDVFLGMCLEVLKVAPVRHEGFKTFGIVKNKNSKMNKEPCFYRSMMVVHKLLPLELLQMWNLVHSNLTCSRKLNVL, encoded by the exons ATGTTCCAGTG GAAGAAGACAATCTACAAAAGTGCCTGCCTGTCCTTTGTGCTGGTGATCATGGTGACGGTGCTGCAGAGGGGGATGACTCCTAGCCATTTCATTCAGGGCCAGCAGCAGAAAGAATTGCACCAAGAGCCCGTGAAAGCTCAGAAGAGAGATGGCAGCTTCTCCAAGACCGGCAACTTCTGGAAGAGCAAGAAGGAGAAGACCCCCCTGGAGGCGGAGGGAGTCACTGAGAACCAGGTGAAATCCTGGGACGTCACCACTATCAATTGCACGGCCAACCAGAACATCAGCAAGTTGGACTGGTTCAAGGGGCTGGAACCCAACTTTCGGCAGTTCCTGCTTTACCGGCACTGTAGGTACTTCCCCATGCTGATCAACCACCCGGAGAAGTGCAGGGGTGACATTTACCTGCTGATTGTGGTCAAGTCCATCATCACGCAGCACGACCGGCGGGAGGCCATCCGAAGGACCTGGGGCCAGGAGAAAGAGGTGGATGGGAAAAAGATCAGGACTCTCTTTCTGCTGGGCACGGCCGCCAAAGAAGAAGAGAGGGCCAACTACCAGAAGCTGCTGGATTATGAGAACCACATCTATGGGGATATCCTACAATGGGATTTCCTGGACAGTTTCTTCAACCTCACCCTCAAGGAGGTCCATTTCCTAAAGTGGCTCAACATCTACTGCGACAGCGTTCGCTTCATCTTCAAGGGGGATGACGACGTCTTCGTCAGCCCCAACAACATCCTGGAGTTCCTGGACAACAAGAAGGAAGAAGACCTGTTTGTGGGGGACGTTCTGTACAAAGCCAGGCCGATCCGGAAGAAAGAGAACAAGTACTACATCCCCAGCGCCCTCTACAACAAGAACAGCTACCCACCCTATGCGGGTGGTGGAGGTTTCCTCATGGATGGGCCCCTGGCCATAAAGCTCCACAAGACCTCGGAGACCTTGGAGCTGTACCCCATCGATGACGTCTTCCTGGGGATGTGCCTGGAGGTCCTCAAGGTGGCGCCAGTCAGACACGAGGGCTTCAAGACCTTCGGCATTGTGAAGAACAAGAACAGCAAGATGAACAAGGAGCCGTGTTTCTACCGGAGCATGATGGTGGTTCACAAACTGTTgcccctggagctgctccagatGTGGAACCTGGTCCACAGTAACTTAACCTGCTCCAGAAAGCTCAACGTCCTTTAG